The following proteins come from a genomic window of Kitasatospora sp. NBC_01246:
- a CDS encoding B12-binding domain-containing radical SAM protein → MKSVVFVDLPTYENMLPLAAGYMQAYAQNDPKLRASYRFEIASFPAAMDRGRILGELLSREADVYAIGCYIWNSKLVQWLLRELISKRPDAHFLLGGPQVMKNALRYLPEPVDRVYVCNGEGELTVHGLLTQLAADRADLSLVPGLSYWEAGELVTTEAAPRVKSLTEIPSPFLTGVFDGHEFSFAIMETNRGCPFRCSFCYWGAATNDKVHKFEVDRIKAELDWITDHGFAGLFIADANWGLAPRDVELSEYLVERKNLTGFPLMVNMAAAKNKPDRMAEITEIFVRGGLMAAQPISLQSLSPEALKMVERQNIRQETYTSLQRTLREKGISSYVELIWPLPGESYGSFKEGVTKLCRSDADTLIIYPQLLLNNTPMFGRQEEFGLQVESAPSEIAEADVVVATKWVSRRECEDGFWLYYAIHCLYNMRGLLLVSRYLDRQGVVSFGDLFASFAEYLKKGDGEICDFISRSIENLANYDLMNTGITAHMILSSHRDEFDRLLFDFVSGQEWWADPVARTAFEMDLLVRPYVYREPFRLPSVGFREVEPEAVDDYAVQVRLPQGLAELVAVFEDGGTPAVGNDEGTGGTTVRIDHRGRQKVPYMARRSLEHNANYCQGIVLRFREVLPTLSRVRTESISSR, encoded by the coding sequence ATGAAGTCGGTCGTGTTTGTCGACCTGCCGACCTACGAGAACATGCTTCCGCTTGCCGCCGGATACATGCAGGCGTACGCGCAGAACGACCCGAAGCTCAGGGCTTCCTACCGCTTCGAGATCGCCTCGTTCCCGGCCGCCATGGACCGTGGGCGCATCCTGGGCGAACTCCTCTCCCGGGAAGCGGACGTCTACGCCATCGGGTGCTACATCTGGAACTCGAAGCTCGTGCAGTGGCTGCTGCGGGAACTGATCTCGAAGCGCCCCGACGCGCACTTCCTGCTCGGCGGTCCCCAGGTGATGAAGAACGCCCTGCGTTACCTGCCCGAACCCGTCGACCGGGTCTACGTCTGCAACGGCGAGGGAGAGCTGACGGTCCACGGGCTGCTCACCCAACTCGCGGCCGACCGGGCCGACCTGAGCCTCGTCCCCGGCCTGTCGTACTGGGAGGCCGGCGAGCTGGTGACGACGGAGGCGGCTCCGCGCGTCAAGAGCCTGACCGAGATCCCGTCACCGTTCCTCACCGGCGTCTTCGACGGGCACGAATTCAGCTTCGCGATCATGGAGACGAACCGGGGGTGCCCGTTCCGTTGCAGCTTCTGCTACTGGGGGGCCGCCACCAACGACAAGGTGCACAAGTTCGAGGTGGACCGCATCAAGGCCGAGCTCGACTGGATCACCGACCACGGGTTCGCCGGGCTCTTCATCGCCGACGCCAACTGGGGCCTCGCCCCGCGGGACGTCGAACTGAGCGAGTACCTGGTGGAACGCAAGAACCTGACCGGATTCCCGTTGATGGTGAACATGGCGGCGGCCAAGAACAAGCCGGACCGCATGGCCGAGATCACGGAGATCTTCGTGCGCGGCGGGCTGATGGCCGCCCAGCCGATCTCCCTGCAGAGCCTGAGCCCCGAAGCCCTCAAGATGGTCGAGCGCCAGAACATCCGGCAGGAGACGTACACCAGTCTGCAGCGGACGCTGCGCGAGAAGGGAATCAGCTCGTACGTCGAGCTGATCTGGCCGCTCCCGGGGGAATCGTACGGCTCGTTCAAGGAGGGCGTCACGAAACTGTGCCGGTCCGATGCGGACACCCTCATCATCTATCCGCAGCTGCTCCTCAACAACACCCCCATGTTCGGCCGGCAGGAGGAGTTCGGGCTCCAGGTGGAGTCCGCGCCCAGCGAGATCGCCGAGGCGGACGTGGTGGTCGCCACCAAATGGGTTTCCCGTCGTGAGTGCGAGGACGGGTTCTGGCTCTACTACGCGATTCACTGCCTGTACAACATGCGGGGCCTGCTGCTGGTCTCCAGGTACCTCGACCGGCAGGGCGTGGTGTCCTTCGGGGACCTCTTCGCCTCGTTCGCCGAATACCTCAAGAAGGGCGACGGCGAGATATGCGACTTCATCTCCCGGTCGATCGAGAACCTCGCGAACTATGACCTCATGAACACCGGTATCACCGCCCACATGATCCTGAGTTCGCACCGCGACGAGTTCGACCGGTTGCTCTTCGATTTCGTGAGCGGCCAGGAGTGGTGGGCCGATCCGGTGGCGCGCACGGCATTCGAGATGGATCTGCTGGTCCGGCCCTACGTCTACCGGGAGCCGTTCCGGCTGCCTTCCGTCGGATTCCGGGAGGTCGAGCCGGAGGCCGTGGACGACTACGCGGTGCAGGTGCGCCTGCCGCAGGGCCTGGCCGAGTTGGTCGCGGTGTTCGAGGACGGCGGGACACCGGCGGTGGGGAACGACGAGGGCACCGGCGGGACGACCGTGCGGATCGACCACCGGGGCCGGCAGAAGGTGCCCTACATGGCGCGCCGCAGTCTGGAGCACAACGCGAACTACTGCCAGGGCATCGTCCTGCGGTTCCGTGAGGTGCTCCCGACCCTGAGCCGCGTCAGGACCGAGTCGATCTCCAGCAGGTGA
- a CDS encoding chlorinating enzyme, giving the protein MSSSERTDFSLTPDELASFHRSGFLGPVTVYGEDEMDRIWRTVQRESLDRSRAAYPEAAGSGAGNIVNYDRHLDIDVLARHVLNRKIVDRVASILGPDVLCWRTEFFPKYPGDEGTDWHQADTFANASGKPQLLWPGESETEFGAGTLTVWTAFTDSTRENGCLQIIPGTQHERNYDETRRMEYDAQRINTEVKNGVRRGFFGYDYRQLQVDPDWRPSEEDAVPLVMKKGQSVIFWSTLMHASLPNSTEDSYRMGFACRYVPTKVRIYPDTDHIEEYGGAISLEKWAAVLVSGEDTFAHNRIAKDGRYGGRRVG; this is encoded by the coding sequence ATGAGCAGCTCCGAACGCACGGATTTCTCGCTCACACCCGACGAGTTGGCGTCGTTCCACCGGAGCGGCTTCCTCGGACCGGTGACCGTCTACGGCGAGGACGAGATGGACCGGATCTGGAGGACGGTCCAGCGCGAGTCCCTGGACCGGTCGCGGGCCGCGTACCCCGAGGCCGCGGGCAGCGGGGCCGGGAACATCGTCAACTACGACCGCCACCTCGACATCGACGTGCTGGCCCGGCACGTGCTGAACCGGAAGATCGTGGACCGGGTGGCGTCCATCCTCGGCCCGGACGTGCTCTGCTGGCGCACCGAGTTCTTCCCCAAGTACCCCGGGGACGAGGGCACCGACTGGCACCAGGCGGACACCTTCGCGAACGCCAGCGGCAAGCCCCAACTGCTGTGGCCCGGAGAGTCCGAGACCGAGTTCGGGGCGGGCACGCTCACCGTGTGGACCGCCTTCACGGACTCGACCCGTGAGAACGGCTGCCTGCAGATCATTCCCGGCACCCAGCACGAGCGGAACTACGACGAGACGCGGCGCATGGAGTACGACGCGCAGCGCATCAACACCGAGGTCAAGAACGGTGTCAGGCGGGGGTTCTTCGGGTACGACTACCGCCAGCTCCAGGTCGATCCCGACTGGCGGCCGAGCGAGGAGGACGCCGTCCCCCTGGTGATGAAGAAGGGCCAGAGCGTCATCTTCTGGTCGACGCTGATGCACGCCTCGCTGCCGAACAGCACCGAGGACAGCTACCGGATGGGGTTCGCCTGTCGGTACGTTCCGACGAAGGTGCGGATCTACCCGGACACGGATCACATCGAGGAGTACGGCGGTGCCATCTCCCTGGAGAAGTGGGCGGCCGTGCTGGTGAGCGGCGAGGACACCTTCGCCCACAACAGGATCGCCAAGGACGGCCGGTACGGCGGGCGGCGCGTCGGGTAG
- a CDS encoding ArsR/SmtB family transcription factor — protein sequence MTLLRFGPDALQASRFAVSPLAETLSEITLLRQAWDRRVTGPRVEAFGRWLTAGPFVGGLLRLVTATKYLPDFVAIPPPGGLTGSLADELAAMRAIDDPAARAMLAEAQRFAWTSDGITWAEVDGITRRTADVFTDLWAQFVEPDWQRRRAVMERDIRHRAGVIAVSGWRHALEGMAPGVQWVGHDAIQFSTQNYADRHIGSDGLVFVPHTGLSGQWTCESPSRIAFVYPAKGALAADSRGDGGVARLLGRGRASVVAELRMSATPSQLAVVLGVSLGTVSAHLAALREAGVVTTRRSGRAVYYELTPVGDELARLVTADGGAGPVGPAAAEAGR from the coding sequence GTGACCCTCTTGCGCTTCGGACCGGACGCGTTGCAGGCGAGCCGGTTCGCCGTGTCCCCGCTCGCCGAGACGCTCAGCGAGATCACCCTGCTGCGGCAGGCGTGGGACCGCAGGGTCACGGGCCCCCGCGTCGAGGCGTTCGGCCGCTGGCTGACCGCGGGCCCGTTCGTCGGCGGTCTGCTGCGGCTGGTGACGGCCACCAAGTACCTGCCCGACTTCGTGGCCATTCCACCGCCCGGGGGGCTCACCGGCAGCCTGGCCGACGAACTGGCGGCCATGCGCGCGATCGACGACCCGGCGGCACGCGCCATGCTCGCCGAGGCGCAGCGGTTCGCCTGGACCAGCGACGGGATCACCTGGGCCGAGGTCGACGGGATCACCCGCCGCACCGCCGACGTCTTCACCGACCTCTGGGCGCAGTTCGTGGAGCCGGACTGGCAGCGGCGCCGGGCCGTCATGGAACGCGACATCCGCCACCGGGCGGGCGTGATCGCGGTCAGCGGGTGGCGGCACGCGCTGGAGGGCATGGCGCCCGGCGTCCAGTGGGTCGGTCACGACGCGATCCAGTTCTCCACGCAGAACTACGCCGACCGCCACATCGGGAGCGACGGCCTCGTCTTCGTCCCGCACACCGGGCTGTCCGGCCAGTGGACCTGTGAGTCGCCCTCGCGGATCGCGTTCGTGTACCCGGCCAAGGGCGCCCTGGCCGCGGACTCGCGGGGAGACGGCGGGGTGGCCCGGCTGCTCGGTCGAGGCCGGGCCAGTGTCGTCGCCGAGTTGCGGATGTCGGCGACCCCGTCCCAACTGGCGGTCGTGCTCGGTGTCTCGCTCGGTACGGTCTCCGCCCACCTGGCGGCGCTGCGCGAGGCCGGGGTCGTGACCACCCGGCGGAGCGGTCGCGCGGTGTACTACGAGCTCACGCCGGTCGGCGACGAGCTCGCCCGTCTCGTCACGGCCGACGGCGGGGCCGGGCCGGTCGGCCCGGCGGCCGCGGAGGCGGGCCGCTGA
- a CDS encoding phosphopantetheine-binding protein, with protein MKTGDSDHRSNILVRFQLSHGRLPLRRTRALRGFTAHVRYGHIRRTPAGRTAQGGFPWCHTGSWQGVPSDRPWTARLPAKRDTLNPTEARLAEIWRTVLGISEVGREDDFFAIGGDSLLMAKAVGHIRRTWLIEINLRDLIERPVLSELAHWVDQRAADVPAASHAERD; from the coding sequence GTGAAGACCGGGGACTCTGATCACCGGAGCAACATATTGGTGCGTTTCCAGCTGTCGCACGGCCGACTGCCGCTCAGGAGAACGCGCGCGTTGCGGGGGTTCACGGCTCATGTCCGGTATGGACATATCCGCCGCACTCCGGCAGGTCGCACCGCTCAGGGCGGTTTCCCCTGGTGCCACACAGGGTCATGGCAAGGCGTTCCCTCGGACCGCCCGTGGACAGCGAGACTTCCGGCGAAAAGGGACACCTTGAATCCGACCGAAGCCAGGCTGGCAGAGATCTGGCGTACCGTACTGGGAATATCCGAAGTGGGTCGCGAGGACGACTTCTTCGCCATCGGCGGTGACTCCCTGCTGATGGCCAAGGCCGTCGGCCACATTCGGCGGACCTGGCTCATCGAGATCAATCTTCGGGACCTCATCGAGCGCCCGGTGCTCTCCGAACTCGCCCACTGGGTCGACCAGCGGGCGGCGGACGTCCCCGCGGCGTCGCACGCCGAGCGCGACTGA
- a CDS encoding DUF4132 domain-containing protein: MRRWEFVEGGSDKFWEAAVDGAAVTVRHGRSGTNGREQVKAFPTVNEAQAHFAKAVAAKERKGYREIGAGAGTEPGAAAIPVPVAGPAVSPTAEAPGPEDEDVFVMPDAWRRALVPRRGGIPRKPSAQGKDPVTSYRDGLRQMGDWLEQTLTSERSDPELVAAARAHQSGCRDPLGAAVLASVFSYRSNNGVRVAVDAWVAEFGLPFAARATAELFTTAVETDWIHQRSVHPRVRRGSDQRQGAYRPAADRVRSLLAACDEETHRAAVEALADCRNSLTRLVVAAYLVPSETAWVDDCVASGSRLAVVEWSMLLCSLSSAEPLEKLPPLPSLGYDGWSTEIIATVAEGLGGDLAPVMLHDLTTSYHHKDGRKRILDALAELPSDEGFRGLLAQQDGIKSTRAALLAGLRRFPRRAVRLLAEAAVASVDPAVQQLARQLLTGHVAVHRTTALELLPELTPEQAALVEPLTDLGGRVAEVGPDSLPELFTSPPWTRPRSAGKPRVLTGLAVPQESQMRWLPGEREAWAANSESWYTSWSDEDWQRVAATIRARIGQPENARLHGGQHAELALFAYGDEELARPLLARWRAGERIWHSGDSLRRVAARFGTDAVETIRAAAVGNPATHAPLLLPYLDAQVAETMTDWLVRLKSAGSTARSWFVRHGVDAARLLVPAALGKAGAARLGAEQALRVVAEAHGAAAVCAVAAEFGPTAEEAVGALLSADSLVTALPAKLPPPCDWAQPVMLPQLLLRGGEGALPAEAVRHVLTMLALSAPGAFYPGLDEVARLCEPRSLAEFCWAVFEQWRLAGMPAQDGWALHVLGRFGDDETVRRLTPVLRAWPGEGAHHRAVDGLEVLAAIGTDAALLHLHGIAQRVKFKALKTRAQEKISEVAAGLGLTGEQLSDRLVPDFGLDADGTTVIDYGTRTFTVGFDEQLKPYVLDAAGARRKDLPAPGARDDAELAPAGRKRFAVLKKDVRTVAGDQVRRLEEAMVTQRSWTAQEFDQLFVGHPLLWHLVRRLVWLSEKDGTVTAFRVTEDRTLTDVRDEAFALPATASVRLAHPLLLGDGLADWSELFADHDILQPFRQLDRPVYALTDEERAGHRLTRFENGPVLPTTRLVGMERRGWRRGEPQDNGVEQWLSRRVGPDLYAVIAPEDGIAVGMFDSYPEQRVETVWLDRRPGDYWTHNRTFPTFAELDPVIASEVIADLTELTTL; encoded by the coding sequence GTGCGGCGCTGGGAATTCGTCGAGGGCGGCTCGGACAAGTTCTGGGAGGCCGCGGTCGACGGTGCGGCGGTGACCGTGCGGCACGGGCGGTCCGGTACGAACGGACGGGAGCAGGTCAAGGCGTTCCCGACCGTGAACGAGGCGCAGGCGCACTTCGCCAAGGCGGTCGCCGCGAAGGAGCGCAAGGGCTACCGCGAGATCGGTGCGGGGGCGGGTACGGAGCCCGGTGCGGCAGCGATTCCGGTGCCCGTGGCGGGGCCTGCCGTGTCGCCCACGGCCGAGGCCCCCGGTCCCGAGGACGAGGACGTCTTCGTCATGCCGGACGCCTGGCGTCGGGCCCTGGTCCCGCGCCGGGGCGGCATTCCCCGGAAGCCGTCCGCGCAGGGGAAGGACCCGGTGACCTCGTACCGCGACGGGCTGCGCCAGATGGGGGACTGGCTGGAGCAGACGCTCACCTCGGAGCGCAGTGACCCGGAGCTGGTCGCGGCCGCCCGCGCCCACCAGTCCGGCTGCCGGGACCCGCTCGGTGCGGCGGTGCTCGCCTCCGTGTTCTCGTACCGCAGCAACAACGGGGTCCGTGTGGCCGTGGACGCCTGGGTGGCGGAGTTCGGCCTTCCGTTCGCGGCCAGGGCCACCGCCGAGCTGTTCACGACGGCCGTCGAGACCGACTGGATCCACCAGCGGTCCGTCCACCCCCGTGTCCGGCGCGGGTCCGACCAGAGGCAGGGCGCGTACCGCCCCGCCGCGGACCGGGTCCGGTCGCTGTTGGCAGCCTGCGACGAGGAAACCCACCGCGCGGCGGTGGAGGCCCTGGCGGACTGCCGCAACAGCCTGACCCGCCTGGTGGTGGCGGCGTACCTGGTGCCGTCCGAGACCGCCTGGGTCGACGACTGCGTCGCGTCGGGCTCCCGGCTGGCCGTCGTCGAGTGGTCGATGCTGCTGTGCTCGCTCTCCTCGGCGGAACCGCTGGAGAAGCTCCCCCCGCTGCCGAGCCTGGGCTACGACGGGTGGTCCACCGAGATCATCGCGACCGTGGCGGAGGGCCTCGGCGGCGACCTGGCACCGGTGATGCTGCACGACCTGACCACCAGCTACCACCACAAGGACGGCAGGAAGCGGATCCTGGACGCGCTCGCCGAGCTCCCCTCCGACGAGGGTTTCCGGGGGTTGCTGGCCCAGCAGGACGGCATCAAGTCAACCCGCGCTGCCCTCCTGGCGGGTCTGCGCCGCTTCCCCCGGCGTGCGGTGCGCCTGCTCGCCGAGGCCGCGGTGGCCTCCGTCGACCCGGCCGTGCAGCAGCTCGCCCGGCAGCTCCTCACCGGCCACGTCGCCGTCCACCGCACGACCGCGCTCGAACTGCTGCCGGAGCTGACGCCGGAGCAGGCGGCCTTGGTCGAGCCGCTCACCGACCTTGGCGGGCGGGTGGCGGAGGTCGGCCCCGACTCGTTGCCGGAGCTCTTCACCAGCCCGCCGTGGACTCGGCCGCGCTCCGCCGGCAAGCCCCGCGTGCTGACCGGCCTCGCCGTGCCGCAGGAATCGCAGATGCGCTGGCTGCCCGGTGAGCGCGAGGCGTGGGCGGCGAACTCCGAGTCCTGGTACACGAGCTGGTCGGACGAGGACTGGCAGCGGGTCGCGGCCACGATCCGGGCCAGGATCGGGCAGCCCGAGAACGCGCGACTCCACGGCGGACAGCACGCCGAGCTCGCACTGTTCGCCTACGGCGACGAGGAGTTGGCCCGGCCCCTGCTCGCGCGGTGGCGCGCCGGAGAGCGCATCTGGCACTCCGGGGACTCCCTGCGCCGGGTCGCCGCCCGATTCGGGACGGACGCCGTCGAAACGATCCGGGCCGCCGCGGTGGGGAACCCGGCCACGCACGCGCCCCTGCTCCTTCCGTACCTGGACGCCCAGGTGGCCGAGACCATGACGGACTGGCTGGTGCGCCTCAAGTCGGCCGGGAGCACCGCGCGTTCCTGGTTCGTCCGGCACGGCGTGGATGCGGCCCGGCTGCTGGTGCCCGCCGCGCTCGGCAAGGCCGGGGCGGCCCGGCTCGGCGCCGAGCAGGCCCTGCGGGTGGTCGCCGAGGCGCACGGCGCGGCGGCGGTCTGCGCGGTGGCCGCCGAGTTCGGGCCGACGGCGGAGGAGGCCGTGGGCGCGCTGCTGTCGGCCGACTCGCTGGTGACCGCGCTCCCGGCGAAGCTGCCCCCGCCCTGCGACTGGGCGCAGCCGGTGATGCTGCCGCAGCTGCTGCTGCGCGGCGGCGAGGGCGCCCTTCCCGCCGAGGCGGTGCGGCACGTGCTCACCATGCTCGCGCTGTCCGCGCCCGGGGCGTTCTACCCGGGCCTCGACGAGGTGGCCCGGCTGTGCGAGCCGCGGTCGCTGGCGGAGTTCTGCTGGGCGGTGTTCGAGCAGTGGCGGCTGGCCGGCATGCCGGCCCAGGACGGGTGGGCGCTGCACGTGCTCGGCCGCTTCGGTGACGACGAGACGGTCCGCCGGCTGACGCCGGTGCTCCGCGCCTGGCCGGGCGAGGGGGCGCACCACCGGGCGGTGGACGGCCTGGAGGTCCTGGCAGCCATCGGCACCGACGCGGCGCTGCTGCACCTTCACGGCATCGCACAGCGGGTGAAGTTCAAGGCGCTCAAGACCCGGGCCCAGGAGAAGATTTCGGAGGTGGCGGCCGGTCTGGGCCTGACCGGGGAGCAGCTGTCCGACCGTCTGGTGCCTGACTTCGGGCTGGACGCCGACGGGACCACCGTCATCGACTACGGCACCCGGACGTTCACCGTCGGCTTCGACGAGCAGCTCAAGCCGTACGTGCTGGACGCGGCCGGTGCGCGCCGCAAGGACCTGCCGGCCCCGGGGGCGCGGGACGACGCCGAGCTGGCGCCCGCCGGGCGCAAGCGTTTCGCCGTGCTGAAGAAGGACGTCCGCACGGTGGCGGGGGATCAGGTCCGCCGTCTGGAAGAGGCAATGGTCACCCAACGCTCGTGGACGGCGCAGGAGTTCGACCAGCTCTTCGTCGGGCATCCGCTGCTGTGGCACCTGGTGCGCCGCCTGGTGTGGCTGTCCGAGAAGGACGGCACGGTGACGGCATTTCGCGTCACCGAGGACCGCACTCTGACGGACGTCCGGGACGAGGCGTTCGCGCTGCCGGCCACGGCCTCCGTCCGGCTGGCACACCCGCTCCTGCTCGGCGACGGCCTCGCCGACTGGTCGGAGCTGTTCGCCGACCACGACATCCTGCAGCCGTTCCGTCAGCTCGACCGCCCAGTGTACGCACTGACCGACGAGGAGCGGGCCGGCCACCGCCTCACCCGCTTCGAGAACGGTCCGGTGCTGCCCACCACCCGGTTGGTCGGCATGGAACGGCGCGGCTGGCGGCGCGGCGAGCCCCAGGACAACGGCGTCGAGCAGTGGCTCTCCCGCCGGGTCGGGCCCGACCTCTACGCGGTGATCGCCCCGGAGGACGGCATCGCCGTTGGCATGTTCGACTCCTACCCCGAGCAGCGGGTGGAAACGGTGTGGCTCGACAGGCGACCGGGCGACTACTGGACCCACAACCGCACCTTTCCGACCTTCGCCGAGCTCGACCCGGTGATCGCCTCCGAGGTGATCGCCGACCTCACCGAGCTGACCACGCTGTGA
- a CDS encoding MFS transporter has product MTSVPTPTKRLLKGRFGWFFVGRTVDLAGSSMTTVALALSVLQASGRAADLGIVLAANMIPTLVLLLLGGAVADRVSRRTVLLLSNLCTAAVMTTMAVLLITDRYHLVAFVGLALVGGVVNAFSQPALRGIVPELVERQDLQRANALLASSQNTVRIIGPMIASVLVATVGGGWALAADAASYLLAAAAFTRIPAESRPPAAREPLWHDLLDGWATFRSMRWVVIMTISFALVNAANVGPWNVLGAQVVSGNDGAMGWGTVQTVRAIGLLVMSVVAVKVVLRRPLRDGAVWGTLAGLPLLAVGLTGNAWIVSAAAFVGGLGLTVASIGWETTLQAAVPAESLSRVAAYDELLSFVAIPLSQLAVGPLAAAYGAREVVLACGVAYIALCLLPLLSREVRAMRAEGQPATPAS; this is encoded by the coding sequence GTGACATCAGTTCCAACCCCGACGAAACGCCTCCTGAAGGGCCGGTTCGGCTGGTTCTTCGTGGGCCGGACCGTCGACCTGGCCGGCTCGTCCATGACCACCGTCGCGCTCGCCCTCTCCGTGCTCCAGGCATCCGGCAGGGCGGCCGATCTGGGCATCGTCCTGGCCGCCAACATGATCCCCACTCTCGTGCTCCTGCTCCTGGGCGGCGCGGTCGCCGACCGGGTGAGCCGGCGGACCGTGCTCCTCCTGTCCAACCTCTGCACCGCGGCCGTGATGACCACGATGGCCGTCCTGCTGATCACGGATCGCTACCACCTCGTCGCGTTCGTCGGCCTCGCCCTCGTCGGCGGCGTCGTGAACGCGTTCTCGCAGCCCGCGCTCCGCGGCATCGTGCCCGAACTCGTCGAGCGGCAGGACCTCCAGCGCGCCAACGCCCTCCTGGCCAGCAGCCAGAACACCGTGCGCATCATCGGTCCCATGATCGCCAGCGTCCTGGTGGCCACGGTCGGCGGCGGGTGGGCCCTCGCGGCCGATGCGGCCTCCTACCTCCTCGCCGCCGCGGCCTTCACGCGCATCCCGGCAGAGAGCCGGCCGCCCGCGGCGCGCGAGCCGCTCTGGCACGACCTCCTCGACGGCTGGGCCACCTTCCGGTCGATGCGCTGGGTGGTGATCATGACCATCTCGTTCGCCCTGGTCAACGCCGCCAACGTCGGGCCGTGGAACGTGCTGGGGGCGCAGGTGGTGTCGGGGAACGACGGCGCCATGGGCTGGGGCACCGTGCAGACCGTACGCGCGATCGGGCTCCTGGTGATGAGTGTCGTGGCCGTCAAGGTGGTCCTGCGCCGGCCGCTGCGTGACGGCGCGGTCTGGGGGACCCTGGCGGGCTTACCACTGCTGGCGGTCGGTCTGACCGGGAACGCGTGGATCGTGTCGGCGGCCGCCTTCGTCGGGGGGCTCGGCCTCACCGTGGCGTCCATCGGCTGGGAGACGACGCTCCAGGCCGCCGTCCCCGCGGAGTCGTTGTCGCGGGTCGCGGCCTACGACGAGTTGCTGTCCTTCGTGGCGATCCCGCTCTCGCAGCTCGCCGTGGGGCCGCTCGCCGCGGCGTACGGGGCGCGCGAGGTCGTACTCGCCTGCGGAGTCGCCTACATCGCCCTGTGCCTGCTGCCGCTGCTGAGCCGGGAAGTCCGCGCCATGCGGGCGGAGGGACAGCCGGCGACGCCGGCCTCGTAG
- a CDS encoding phytanoyl-CoA dioxygenase family protein, whose protein sequence is MNVPESVRAEYEEQGFSIIRDVIPKDLLEEIRAHVGWLTDRYPDLRPEHLHHPLIRNDAFWVRLVSDPRLVDIAEFFLGPDVACFTAHYICKPPQDGQPVLWHQDGSYWNLDPMRALTVWLAVDRCTTENGCLRVIPGSHRMPLHAPVRSVDSPNMLFSVSEEELVREWSERNGVVDIELDPGDVEIHHPNILHCSGPNTSPRRRCGLDIGYIPATTRITSDGLYLNPLLVRGEPVAGINSYRRYPSYVPEETIPFAGMESWGEEIAARNARNSDEAADPETPLDATHRMIERLHEGTVKR, encoded by the coding sequence TTGAACGTCCCAGAGAGCGTCCGCGCGGAGTACGAGGAGCAGGGCTTCAGCATTATCCGCGACGTCATTCCGAAGGATTTACTGGAGGAGATCAGGGCCCATGTCGGCTGGCTCACCGATCGCTATCCGGACCTCCGCCCGGAACATCTCCACCATCCGCTGATACGCAATGACGCATTCTGGGTGAGACTCGTCTCCGACCCCCGGCTGGTGGATATCGCCGAATTCTTCCTCGGCCCGGACGTCGCGTGCTTCACGGCGCACTACATCTGCAAGCCCCCCCAGGACGGCCAGCCGGTGCTCTGGCACCAGGACGGTTCCTACTGGAACCTCGACCCGATGCGCGCACTCACCGTCTGGCTGGCCGTCGACCGGTGCACCACCGAGAACGGCTGTCTGCGGGTCATCCCCGGCAGCCATCGCATGCCGCTCCACGCGCCGGTCCGCTCGGTCGACTCGCCGAACATGCTGTTCTCGGTCTCCGAGGAGGAGCTGGTGCGGGAGTGGTCGGAGCGCAACGGTGTCGTCGACATCGAACTCGACCCGGGCGACGTCGAGATCCACCACCCGAACATCCTGCACTGCTCGGGGCCGAACACCTCGCCGCGCCGCCGCTGCGGGCTGGACATCGGATACATTCCGGCGACCACCAGGATCACCAGCGACGGCCTCTATCTGAATCCGCTCCTGGTGCGGGGCGAGCCCGTCGCCGGAATCAACAGCTACCGGCGGTATCCCTCCTATGTTCCGGAGGAGACGATCCCGTTCGCGGGCATGGAGAGCTGGGGCGAGGAGATCGCGGCCCGCAACGCCAGGAACTCCGACGAGGCCGCCGATCCGGAGACGCCGCTCGACGCCACCCACCGGATGATCGAACGGCTCCACGAAGGCACCGTCAAGCGGTGA